In a genomic window of Sutcliffiella sp. FSL R7-0096:
- the gvpA gene encoding gas vesicle structural protein GvpA, whose protein sequence is MSVQKSTDSSSLAEVIDRILDKGIVIDAFVRVSVVGIEILTVEARVVIASVDTWLRYAEAVGLLRDEVEENGLPEQQNERSPRFSI, encoded by the coding sequence ATGTCCGTTCAAAAAAGTACAGACAGTTCAAGTTTAGCAGAGGTTATTGACCGTATATTAGATAAAGGGATTGTCATTGACGCCTTTGTTAGGGTTTCAGTAGTAGGAATTGAAATCCTGACGGTAGAGGCAAGGGTGGTCATTGCCAGCGTTGACACATGGTTACGTTACGCAGAAGCAGTGGGATTACTTCGTGATGAAGTAGAAGAAAACGGGCTACCTGAGCAGCAAAATGAACGAAGTCCACGCTTTAGTATTTAG
- the gvpO gene encoding gas vesicle protein GvpO codes for MEIKKIMGNVADFFNEFVAPLHKITSVEESENEGWKLTVEVIEEKEYMKKYAKDEMLGIYDVHLNKDKEVVSYKRRDIRYRSSIKHEG; via the coding sequence ATGGAAATCAAAAAAATAATGGGGAATGTCGCTGATTTCTTCAACGAATTTGTCGCCCCCCTTCATAAAATCACCTCCGTTGAAGAAAGTGAAAACGAAGGATGGAAGCTTACAGTGGAAGTGATTGAAGAAAAAGAATACATGAAAAAGTACGCAAAAGATGAAATGCTCGGTATATATGACGTCCATTTAAACAAAGACAAAGAGGTCGTTTCATATAAAAGGCGCGATATCAGGTATAGAAGTTCCATTAAACACGAGGGATAG
- the gvpN gene encoding gas vesicle protein GvpN, with translation MTVLKEKIKKDPRALIQDSETKDLLSRSLQYLKAGYPIHFTGPSGAGKTSMALALAKKRKKPVMLIHGNHELNNKDLIGDFTGYSRKKVVDNYIRSVYKKEENVTETWKDGRLLEAVKNGYTLVYDEFTRSQPTTNNIFLSILEEGVLPLYGSKLTEPFVPVHPDFAVIFTSNPDEYAGVFHTQDALLDRLITIHVDYKEVDREAKIVSQKVDMKEGEAKAITGLVAELRKECDKNGPSLRASLMIAKLASEGDIPIDGDNEDFKRLCLDILGHPLGRCLDSEQPLKDAEKLIIKACENMEVTE, from the coding sequence GTGACGGTTTTAAAAGAAAAAATAAAGAAAGATCCAAGGGCACTAATTCAAGATTCAGAAACGAAAGATTTGCTTTCTCGCTCACTGCAATATCTAAAGGCCGGATACCCTATTCATTTTACAGGCCCTTCTGGTGCAGGTAAAACTTCCATGGCACTCGCTCTTGCAAAGAAAAGGAAAAAGCCTGTTATGCTCATACACGGAAATCATGAGTTGAACAATAAGGATTTAATAGGTGATTTTACTGGTTATTCACGGAAAAAGGTTGTAGATAACTATATCCGTTCCGTCTATAAGAAAGAGGAAAATGTGACAGAAACTTGGAAGGACGGGCGTTTATTGGAGGCCGTGAAAAATGGATACACGCTAGTGTACGATGAATTTACTAGGTCTCAACCAACGACAAACAATATCTTTCTTTCTATTTTGGAGGAAGGGGTTCTTCCACTATATGGATCTAAACTGACGGAACCCTTTGTACCCGTTCACCCGGACTTTGCAGTAATCTTTACGAGCAACCCTGATGAATATGCTGGGGTTTTTCATACACAGGATGCTTTGCTGGACCGGCTGATTACCATCCATGTTGATTATAAAGAGGTGGATAGGGAGGCAAAGATCGTTTCCCAGAAAGTCGATATGAAAGAAGGAGAAGCGAAAGCCATTACTGGTCTTGTAGCAGAGCTTCGTAAAGAATGCGATAAGAATGGTCCTAGTTTACGTGCATCCCTGATGATAGCAAAGCTGGCATCGGAGGGAGATATTCCAATAGACGGGGATAATGAGGATTTCAAGCGGCTTTGCTTGGATATTCTGGGACATCCATTGGGCAGATGCCTGGATAGTGAACAGCCGTTGAAAGACGCAGAAAAATTGATAATAAAGGCCTGTGAAAATATGGAGGTCACTGAGTAA
- the gvpQ gene encoding gas vesicle protein GvpQ has product MGKEIKKTLGKAAKKVYEHTPEPIKEEIKDKVKEKAKEKFIGGIQEKAEDATENLKEATEEKAVQFEDKAEEGKEKAQDALLSVRDKIGKVVEAGEDFQEKISSTKEDDDDRKVKGVKSIKTYTDMKGATNIKSSKNIKSSNDIKTMGS; this is encoded by the coding sequence ATGGGCAAAGAGATTAAAAAGACATTAGGCAAGGCGGCAAAGAAGGTGTATGAACACACTCCGGAGCCGATTAAAGAGGAAATCAAAGATAAAGTCAAAGAAAAAGCGAAAGAAAAATTCATTGGCGGTATTCAAGAAAAGGCCGAGGATGCTACAGAGAACCTGAAGGAAGCGACAGAAGAAAAAGCTGTACAGTTCGAAGACAAGGCAGAAGAAGGAAAAGAAAAAGCACAAGATGCTTTACTTTCTGTTCGTGACAAGATTGGGAAAGTCGTTGAAGCGGGAGAGGACTTCCAAGAGAAGATATCCTCGACTAAAGAAGATGATGATGACCGCAAAGTAAAAGGTGTAAAGAGCATCAAAACCTACACCGACATGAAAGGTGCCACTAATATCAAAAGCTCAAAAAATATCAAATCCTCAAATGACATTAAGACAATGGGGTCTTGA